One part of the Microlunatus elymi genome encodes these proteins:
- a CDS encoding ABC transporter ATP-binding protein has product MTGQLTDDDVWGSYESRASAGSNRLLNATNLTAAYGGFGRDVVALDDVSVHIDEGEILGIAGESGCGKTTLGSVLSLNARPPLYVRAGAIEIDGKVQQIGQGHKVPRTWRGSVVSLLPQGAMNSISPTMKVSSLVIDVMKAHGRVARNDALDRARDRIESLGLPPRVLDAYPHQLSGGMRQRVITIISTLLNPRLLIADEPTSALDVSSQKQLIEMLKQMLDAKIMSGVIFITHDLPVLHEVADRIAVMYAGRIAEIAPADDIVENPRHPYSASLLNAVLTPDPQIRTRRVFGIPGAPPNLANPPTGCRFHPRCALAMEECSAEDPPHVGNDLVYADCFWTAKNPDVPMPMDKLSAHTNIDTEELIATEAVGADAAAGDLVELGDLSKLAPSSGGNQDRDGDRE; this is encoded by the coding sequence ATGACCGGACAACTGACCGATGACGACGTGTGGGGTTCGTACGAATCACGGGCGAGCGCGGGCAGCAACCGACTGCTCAACGCCACCAACCTGACCGCTGCCTACGGCGGCTTCGGTCGCGACGTGGTGGCGCTGGACGACGTCAGCGTCCACATCGACGAGGGCGAGATCCTCGGCATCGCCGGTGAATCCGGTTGCGGCAAGACCACGCTCGGCTCGGTGCTGTCGCTGAACGCCCGCCCGCCGCTCTACGTCCGGGCCGGCGCGATCGAGATCGACGGCAAGGTGCAGCAGATCGGCCAGGGCCACAAGGTGCCCCGCACCTGGCGTGGCTCGGTGGTCTCTTTGCTGCCGCAGGGCGCGATGAACTCGATCAGCCCGACCATGAAGGTCAGCAGCCTGGTGATCGACGTGATGAAGGCCCACGGGCGGGTCGCCCGCAACGATGCGCTGGACCGGGCCCGGGACCGGATCGAATCCCTCGGGCTGCCGCCCCGGGTGCTCGACGCCTACCCGCACCAGCTGTCCGGGGGCATGCGGCAGCGGGTGATCACGATCATCTCGACCCTGCTCAATCCACGGCTGCTGATCGCCGACGAACCGACCTCGGCTCTGGACGTGTCGTCGCAGAAGCAGCTGATCGAGATGCTGAAGCAGATGTTGGATGCCAAGATCATGTCCGGGGTCATCTTCATCACCCACGACCTGCCGGTGTTGCACGAGGTGGCCGACCGGATCGCGGTGATGTACGCCGGTCGGATCGCCGAGATCGCGCCGGCCGACGACATCGTCGAGAACCCGCGGCATCCGTACTCGGCGTCGCTGCTGAATGCGGTGCTGACCCCGGATCCGCAGATCCGCACGCGGCGCGTGTTCGGCATCCCCGGCGCGCCGCCCAATCTGGCCAACCCCCCGACCGGCTGCCGCTTCCACCCCCGCTGCGCGCTGGCCATGGAAGAGTGCTCGGCCGAGGATCCGCCGCACGTCGGCAACGACCTGGTTTACGCCGACTGCTTCTGGACGGCGAAGAATCCCGACGTGCCGATGCCGATGGACAAGCTGTCGGCCCACACCAATATCGACACCGAGGAACTGATCGCCACCGAGGCCGTCGGCGCCGACGCGGCCGCCGGGGACCTGGTCGAGTTGGGCGATCTGAGCAAGCTGGCCCCGTCGAGCGGCGGCAACCAGGATCGGGACGGAGATCGAGAATGA